In Bombyx mori chromosome 11, ASM3026992v2, one genomic interval encodes:
- the LOC101735354 gene encoding methanethiol oxidase isoform X3 has product MPGLHSCNVYAVDVGTDPRKPRLHKVIDGSKMRSFNCSFPHTTHCLATGEIMISTMGDENENGKGDFVLIDSKTLEVTGTWTKGKNHAKFGYDFWYQPYHDVMISSEWGTPKYFKSGFHAEDISDPERYGTKLNVYKWSTRELQQVIDLGSEGCAPLEIRFLHDPKSAQGFVGCAVQANVYRFYKTAEGTWKADKVIDIPAKKVFKDGVESELNGLISDILLSLDDKYLYFSCWLHGDVYQYDISNPEHPKLISRVHLGGKVASEGLKILDKEELKNSEKPITVKGKILQGGPQMLQLSLDGKRLYVSSSLYSPWDKQVYPKMAEEGGWLVKLDVDTVNGGMKLDPDFLVDFGAEPDGPALPHEMRYPGGDCTSDIWLTDD; this is encoded by the exons ATGCCGGGATTGCATTCCTGCAATGTCTACGCCGTTGACGTCGGGACCGATCCTAGGAAGCCTCGATTGCATAAG GTAATCGACGGCTCAAAGATGAGGTCATTCAACTGCAGTTTCCCGCACACGACGCACTGCCTGGCAACCGGCGAAATTATGATCTCAACGATGGGAGATGAAAACGAAAACGGAAAGGGGGATTTTGTGCTCATCGACTCGAAGACTTTGGAAGTGACAG GAACGTGGACTAAGGGGAAAAATCATGCTAAATTTGGCTACGATTTTTGGTATCAACCATACCATGATGTTATGATTTCCTCAGAATGGGGTACcccgaaatattttaaaag CGGATTTCACGCAGAAGATATATCCGACCCCGAGCGATATGGTACAAagttaaatgtttataaatggTCAACGCGCGAACTACAACAAGTTATAGATCTGGGCAGCGAGGGTTGTGCTCCGTTGGAAATCAGATTTCTTCATGATCCGAAATCCGCCCAAGGATTTGTCGGGTGTGCAGTCCAGGCCAATGTTTACAG ATTCTACAAAACTGCCGAAGGAACTTGGAAAGCAGATAAAGTCATCGACATACCggctaaaaaagttttcaaagatGGAGTCGAGTCGGAACTTAACG GTTTAATATCTGACATTCTTTTATCATTGGACGACAAGTATTTATATTTCTCGTGCTGGCTACACGGTGATGTTTATCAGTATGACATATCGAATCCGGAGCACCCAAAGTTAATAAGTCGTGTGCATCTCGGAGGAAAAGTTGCTTCGGAAGGTTTGAAAATCCTGGACAAGGAAGAGTTGAAG aattcTGAAAAACCGATAACAGTCAAAGGCAAGATCCTCCAAGGTGGACCACAAATGTTGCAACTATCATTGGATGGAAAACGCTTGTATGTCTCGTCGTCGCTATACTCACCTTGGGATAAACAAGTTTACCCTAAAATGGCTGAAGAG GGTGGGTGGTTAGTAAAGTTAGACGTGGATACTGTGAATGGAGGCATGAAGTTGGATCCGGATTTCCTCGTAGACTTCGGGGCCGAACCGGACGGGCCGGCGTTGCCGCACGAAATGAG ATACCCCGGCGGAGACTGCACTTCAGACATTTGGTTGACAGATGACTAA
- the LOC101735354 gene encoding methanethiol oxidase isoform X2 has translation MSCCKGPGYASPLDAFNNGPREELLYVVCVRPNKNKQDYLATVDVDSKSATYGQVIHRTYTGVTGDELHHSGWNVCSSCHDNAALKRDLLIMPGLHSCNVYAVDVGTDPRKPRLHKVIDGSKMRSFNCSFPHTTHCLATGEIMISTMGDENENGKGDFVLIDSKTLEVTGTWTKGKNHAKFGYDFWYQPYHDVMISSEWGTPKYFKSGFHAEDISDPERYGTKLNVYKWSTRELQQVIDLGSEGCAPLEIRFLHDPKSAQGFVGCAVQANVYRFYKTAEGTWKADKVIDIPAKKVFKDGVESELNGLISDILLSLDDKYLYFSCWLHGDVYQYDISNPEHPKLISRVHLGGKVASEGLKILDKEELKNSEKPITVKGKILQGGPQMLQLSLDGKRLYVSSSLYSPWDKQVYPKMAEEGGWLVKLDVDTVNGGMKLDPDFLVDFGAEPDGPALPHEMRYPGGDCTSDIWLTDD, from the exons GTAAAGGACCAGGGTATGCGTCACCATTAGACGCATTTAATAATGGACCGAGGGAAGAACTTCTTTACGTGGTCTGCGTTCggccaaacaaaaacaaacaggaCTATCTTGCAACAGTGGACGTTGATTCTAAATCCGCAACATACGGCCAG GTCATTCACCGCACCTACACGGGAGTAACAGGAGACGAACTGCATCACAGCGGCTGGAATGTGTGTTCGAGTTGCCATGACAACGCGGCACTGAAGCGAGACCTTCTCATAATGCCGGGATTGCATTCCTGCAATGTCTACGCCGTTGACGTCGGGACCGATCCTAGGAAGCCTCGATTGCATAAG GTAATCGACGGCTCAAAGATGAGGTCATTCAACTGCAGTTTCCCGCACACGACGCACTGCCTGGCAACCGGCGAAATTATGATCTCAACGATGGGAGATGAAAACGAAAACGGAAAGGGGGATTTTGTGCTCATCGACTCGAAGACTTTGGAAGTGACAG GAACGTGGACTAAGGGGAAAAATCATGCTAAATTTGGCTACGATTTTTGGTATCAACCATACCATGATGTTATGATTTCCTCAGAATGGGGTACcccgaaatattttaaaag CGGATTTCACGCAGAAGATATATCCGACCCCGAGCGATATGGTACAAagttaaatgtttataaatggTCAACGCGCGAACTACAACAAGTTATAGATCTGGGCAGCGAGGGTTGTGCTCCGTTGGAAATCAGATTTCTTCATGATCCGAAATCCGCCCAAGGATTTGTCGGGTGTGCAGTCCAGGCCAATGTTTACAG ATTCTACAAAACTGCCGAAGGAACTTGGAAAGCAGATAAAGTCATCGACATACCggctaaaaaagttttcaaagatGGAGTCGAGTCGGAACTTAACG GTTTAATATCTGACATTCTTTTATCATTGGACGACAAGTATTTATATTTCTCGTGCTGGCTACACGGTGATGTTTATCAGTATGACATATCGAATCCGGAGCACCCAAAGTTAATAAGTCGTGTGCATCTCGGAGGAAAAGTTGCTTCGGAAGGTTTGAAAATCCTGGACAAGGAAGAGTTGAAG aattcTGAAAAACCGATAACAGTCAAAGGCAAGATCCTCCAAGGTGGACCACAAATGTTGCAACTATCATTGGATGGAAAACGCTTGTATGTCTCGTCGTCGCTATACTCACCTTGGGATAAACAAGTTTACCCTAAAATGGCTGAAGAG GGTGGGTGGTTAGTAAAGTTAGACGTGGATACTGTGAATGGAGGCATGAAGTTGGATCCGGATTTCCTCGTAGACTTCGGGGCCGAACCGGACGGGCCGGCGTTGCCGCACGAAATGAG ATACCCCGGCGGAGACTGCACTTCAGACATTTGGTTGACAGATGACTAA
- the LOC101735354 gene encoding methanethiol oxidase isoform X1 has product MQSILVRGARKGPGYASPLDAFNNGPREELLYVVCVRPNKNKQDYLATVDVDSKSATYGQVIHRTYTGVTGDELHHSGWNVCSSCHDNAALKRDLLIMPGLHSCNVYAVDVGTDPRKPRLHKVIDGSKMRSFNCSFPHTTHCLATGEIMISTMGDENENGKGDFVLIDSKTLEVTGTWTKGKNHAKFGYDFWYQPYHDVMISSEWGTPKYFKSGFHAEDISDPERYGTKLNVYKWSTRELQQVIDLGSEGCAPLEIRFLHDPKSAQGFVGCAVQANVYRFYKTAEGTWKADKVIDIPAKKVFKDGVESELNGLISDILLSLDDKYLYFSCWLHGDVYQYDISNPEHPKLISRVHLGGKVASEGLKILDKEELKNSEKPITVKGKILQGGPQMLQLSLDGKRLYVSSSLYSPWDKQVYPKMAEEGGWLVKLDVDTVNGGMKLDPDFLVDFGAEPDGPALPHEMRYPGGDCTSDIWLTDD; this is encoded by the exons GTAAAGGACCAGGGTATGCGTCACCATTAGACGCATTTAATAATGGACCGAGGGAAGAACTTCTTTACGTGGTCTGCGTTCggccaaacaaaaacaaacaggaCTATCTTGCAACAGTGGACGTTGATTCTAAATCCGCAACATACGGCCAG GTCATTCACCGCACCTACACGGGAGTAACAGGAGACGAACTGCATCACAGCGGCTGGAATGTGTGTTCGAGTTGCCATGACAACGCGGCACTGAAGCGAGACCTTCTCATAATGCCGGGATTGCATTCCTGCAATGTCTACGCCGTTGACGTCGGGACCGATCCTAGGAAGCCTCGATTGCATAAG GTAATCGACGGCTCAAAGATGAGGTCATTCAACTGCAGTTTCCCGCACACGACGCACTGCCTGGCAACCGGCGAAATTATGATCTCAACGATGGGAGATGAAAACGAAAACGGAAAGGGGGATTTTGTGCTCATCGACTCGAAGACTTTGGAAGTGACAG GAACGTGGACTAAGGGGAAAAATCATGCTAAATTTGGCTACGATTTTTGGTATCAACCATACCATGATGTTATGATTTCCTCAGAATGGGGTACcccgaaatattttaaaag CGGATTTCACGCAGAAGATATATCCGACCCCGAGCGATATGGTACAAagttaaatgtttataaatggTCAACGCGCGAACTACAACAAGTTATAGATCTGGGCAGCGAGGGTTGTGCTCCGTTGGAAATCAGATTTCTTCATGATCCGAAATCCGCCCAAGGATTTGTCGGGTGTGCAGTCCAGGCCAATGTTTACAG ATTCTACAAAACTGCCGAAGGAACTTGGAAAGCAGATAAAGTCATCGACATACCggctaaaaaagttttcaaagatGGAGTCGAGTCGGAACTTAACG GTTTAATATCTGACATTCTTTTATCATTGGACGACAAGTATTTATATTTCTCGTGCTGGCTACACGGTGATGTTTATCAGTATGACATATCGAATCCGGAGCACCCAAAGTTAATAAGTCGTGTGCATCTCGGAGGAAAAGTTGCTTCGGAAGGTTTGAAAATCCTGGACAAGGAAGAGTTGAAG aattcTGAAAAACCGATAACAGTCAAAGGCAAGATCCTCCAAGGTGGACCACAAATGTTGCAACTATCATTGGATGGAAAACGCTTGTATGTCTCGTCGTCGCTATACTCACCTTGGGATAAACAAGTTTACCCTAAAATGGCTGAAGAG GGTGGGTGGTTAGTAAAGTTAGACGTGGATACTGTGAATGGAGGCATGAAGTTGGATCCGGATTTCCTCGTAGACTTCGGGGCCGAACCGGACGGGCCGGCGTTGCCGCACGAAATGAG ATACCCCGGCGGAGACTGCACTTCAGACATTTGGTTGACAGATGACTAA